A single region of the Chrysoperla carnea chromosome 5, inChrCarn1.1, whole genome shotgun sequence genome encodes:
- the LOC123299548 gene encoding splicing factor, suppressor of white-apricot homolog, whose amino-acid sequence MSKWGKTQGDSGILRKAEGPEKIEELLVFGYACKLFRDDEKALEIDQGKHLIPWMGDDSLKIDRYDGRAALSDLSQYEGSTEGYDTARWLGLTDAERRVEQLCDEERYRALHTNEDEEELYREEELKRLHQQLSNEKNYGQVSYNYEATKEEKQEEIDEASVEADNDEPFILPPDFDLPVNMAMPKTVKQNARIEKTALFISQQGAQMEILLKAKQAGNPQFDFLSHDSPLHRYYRHILMAIKSGRYQCSSAQKPEPAPENEDNDHYLHPSLAPVPRNVESAPSIPNIVYKPSADCAYTMLISKIKGTKAVIDDTPETSNSPSVIDTPAQPDKPQTPPTTSTNNSTFNFPPNSTYIYNYVTGKYEPAPTTTNYTDNQYNNVYQQDLYANHPIMAAQYAAYMNNYKSNEIAKSAVIYNKDTVVNTPTVVDSKIEENTVKKEKPKPILPIAHYSGSSDSESDTENDNETQAIINVPAYEVPSSEIQLIIDKMASYVARNGSDFEAIVRSKGDPRFSFLVDSHVYNAYYKHKLKLYGGIVQSSPQPVPATTTTETPASTTVVDEKSNNENEIEEKKSAEVTEKTKSCDKVKKPIAPVSFSIKKAKDPEPVPIERSALPVEESSEESNEENTENGTENVTEEPSTTIVPPIAAPEEESENNIQSKTPPIHSENDEKEDAPPPVKDASVIEIEDAVQELIDLTDDLEERRDAKRAKIVEEKIKDKLAAAAREKMSLLSRNRELQIERKRRAAAFLSKIKPGEVTTLNGLSTSDLNVAETTKTAEEDDLLKRICEFDSEIVSSSSKKSRSEEKDDEKLKHDRNDKYDDKYREKSSRKKRKKRSDESPDSKRHHHKRSKHSHRSSEKKHSKKKYRSRTRSRSPHEHSRRSRSTSHRSSKSRVEHSSRNKERESSTKKERRKTEKKNEDKSSGEISSPNTSNYCSD is encoded by the exons atGTCGAAATGGGGCAAAACACAAGGCGATTCGGGCATATTACGCAAAGCTGAAGGTCCAGAGAAGATTGAAGAATTATTAGTGTTCGGTTACGCATGCAAATTGTTCAGGGATGATGAAAAAGCATTGGAAATAGATCAGGGAAAACATTTAATACCGTGGATGGGCGATGATTCGTTGAAAATAGACag ATATGATGGACGTGCAGCACTTTCCGATTTATCACAATATGAAGGAAGCACTGAGGGGTATGATACAGCTCGGTGGTTGGGACTTACTGATGCCGAGCGAAGAGTTGAACAATTGTGTGATGAGGAAAGATATCGTGCGCTACATACTAACGAAGATGAGGAAGAACTATACAGAG aGGAGGAATTGAAGCGCTTACATCAGCAattaagtaatgaaaaaaattatggtcaAGTGTCTTACAACTATGAAGCAACTAAAGAAGAAAAACAGGAAGAAATTGACGAAGCAAGTGTTGAAGCTGACAACGATGAACCGTTTATTCTACCGCCTGATTTTGATTTACCGGTTAATATGGCAATG cCAAAAACAGTGAAACAGAATGCAAGAATCGAGAAAACAGCTTTATTTATCAGTCAACAAGGTGCTCAgatggaaattttattaaaagcaaaACAAGCTGGAAATCCACAATTTGATTTTCTTTCACACGATAGTCCGTTACATCGATATTATCGGCATATATTAATGGCTATCAAATCGGGTCGTTATCAGTGTTCGTCTGCACAAAAACCGGAACCTG cgCCAGAAAATGAAGACAATGATCATTATCTGCATCCAAGTTTGGCACCAGTACCACGTAATGTAGAATCC GCTCCATCAATTCctaatattgtatataaaccATCAGCAGATTGTGCCTACACAATGttaatatcaaaaatcaaaGGAACAAAAGCAGTGATAGACGACACACCAGAAACCAGTAATTCTCCATCTGTGATAGACACCCCAGCACAACCAGATAAACCACAAACACCGCCAACTACCTCAACCAATAATTCAACGTTCAATTTTCCACCAAATTccacatatatttataattatgtaacAGGAAAATATGAACCAGCTCCTACTACCACGAATTACACAGACAATCAATACAATAATGTTTATCAACAAGATTTATACGCAAATCATCCAATAATGGCGGCTCAATATGCTGCATATATGAATAATTACAAGAGTaatgaaattgcaaaaagtgcTGTTATTTATAACAAAGATACCGTTGTAAATACTCCAACAGTAGTTGACAGTAAAATCGAAGAAAATACTGTGAAAAAAGAGAAACCAAAACCGATATTACCGATTGCACATTATAGTGGGAGTTCCGATTCAGAAAGTGACACGGAAAATGATAATGAAACTCAAGCTATTATAAATGTACCTGCTTATGAGGTCCCTTCATCTGAGATacagttaattattgataaaatggCCAGTTATGTTGCACGTAATGGAAGTGATTTTGAAGCGATTGTACGATCCAAAGGTGATCCAAGATTTTCATTTCTCGTTGATAGTCATGTATATAATGCGTATTATAAAcataagttaaaattatatgggGGTATTGTGCAAAGTAGTCCTCAGCCTGTTCCTGCTACCACAACAACAGAGACACCAGCATCTACGACGGTTGTTGACGAAAAAAGTAACAACGAGAACGAGATTGAGGAGAAAAAATCAGCGGAAGTGACAGAAAAGACGAAATCTTGCGATAAGGTTAAAAAACCTATTG CTCCTGTatcattttcgataaaaaaagcAAAAGATCCTGAACCGGTACCAATTGAAAGAAGTGCGTTACCCGTGGAAGAGAGTTCAGAAGAAAGTAATGAAGAAAATACTGAAAATGGTACTGAAAATGTAACTGAAGAACCATCGACTACAATAGTTCCACCTATCGCAGCACCGGAAGAAGAAtctgaaaataatattcaatcaaaaacACCTCCAATACATtcagaaaatgatgaaaaagaaGACGCACCGCCACCGGTTAAAGATGCATCtgttatcgaaattgaagatgcTGTCCAAGAGTTGATTGACTTAACAGATGATCTTGAAGAGCGAAGGGATGCTAAAAGAG cAAAAATAGTCGAAGAAAAAATCAAAGATAAATTAGCAGCTGCAGCAAGggaaaaaatgtctttattatCCCGCAACAGAGAATTACAAATTGAAAGGAAAAGACGTGCGGCtgcatttttaagtaaaattaaaccAGGAGAAGTAACAACTTTGAATGGATTATCTACGTCTGATTTAAATGTTGCAGAAACAACAAAAACCGCCGAAGAAGATGACTTATTGAAACGAATTTGTGAATTTGATTCAGAAATTGTTTCGTCATCCTCGAAAAAATCTCGTAGTGAAGAAAAAGAtgacgaaaaattaaaacatgacCGGAACGACAAATATGATGATAAATATAGAGAAAAATCTTCAAGAAAAAAGCGGAAAAAACGTAGTGATGAAAGTCCCGATTCAAAAAGACATCATCACAAGCGTAGTAAACATTCACATCGATCGTCGgagaaaaaacattcaaaaaagaaatatcgATCAAGAACGCGATCAAGATCACCTCATGAACATTCAAGACGATCTAGATCCACGTCACATCGTTCATCAAAAAGTCGAGTTGAACATAGTAGTAGGAATAAAGAAAGGGAGTCGTCGACAAAAAAAGAGAggagaaaaactgaaaaaaaaaatgaagacaaATCTAGTGGTGAAATTTCCAGTCCAAATACTAGTAATTATTGTAGcgattaa
- the LOC123299549 gene encoding nucleolin-like, producing the protein MAPRKAAKRGGGDDEVAVAKKVTKSEEENGSEEPKVEKVKAGKGKAAAKKEEKPKGKAKPEKDDEESNEEEAEPEPEPAKKGRGKGGKKAAEEPAEKKERPVRASRKKPAPKPDSEEDEEDEEDEPPKKVTKAKKEPAKKAAPKGRGKKNAEESAEVEKKEPAKGRGRGKKEAADDAEEKPKAKGRGGRGKKAAEEAPAKEDSEESAEDKADDDEENGTEEEEEEKLNGDGATVEVEHCSS; encoded by the exons ATGGCACCCAGAAAAGCAGCAAAACGTGGTGGTGGAGATGATGAAGTAGCTGTTgcaaaaaaagtaacaaaatctgAAGAAGAAAATGGTAGTGAAGAACCTAAAGTTGAAAAAGTGAAAGCTGGTAAAGGAAAAGCCGCTGCAAAAAAAGag GAAAAGCCAAAAGGTAAAGCAAAGCCAGAGAAAGATGATGAAGAAAGTAACGAAGAAGAAGCAGAACCAGAGCCAGAGCCAGCTAAGAAAGGACGAGGAAAAGGAGGTAAAAAAGCTGCAGAAGAACCAGCAGAGAAAAAAGAACGACCAGTACGAGCCAGTCGCAAGAAGCCAGCACCCAAACCTGACAGTGAAGAAGATGAAGAGGACGAAGAAGATGAACCACCAAAGAAAGTAACAAAAGCTAAAAAGGAACCTGCCAAAAAAGCAGCACCTAAAGGTCGTGGTAAGAAAAATGCAGAAGAATCTGCTGAAGTTGAAAAAAAGGAACCAGCAAAAGGACGAGGTCGAGGTAAAAAGGAAGCTGCCGATGATGCTGAAGAAAAACCAAAGGCTAAAGGACGAGGag GTCGAGGAAAGAAAGCAGCTGAAGAAGCACCCGCTAAAGAAGACAGTGAAGAATCAGCTGAAGATAAAGCAGATGATGATGAAGAAAATGGAACAgaggaagaagaagaagaaaaattaaatggcGATGGGGCCACTGTTGAAGTTGAACATTGTTCATCGTGA